The proteins below come from a single Takifugu flavidus isolate HTHZ2018 chromosome 6, ASM371156v2, whole genome shotgun sequence genomic window:
- the LOC130527867 gene encoding myosin-9-like isoform X1 has translation MTDADKFLYGDRSGVNNPLAQADWASKKLVWIPSEKLGFEPGSVKEELGDECMVELTDSGRKVKVNKDDIQKMNPPKFSKVEDMAELTCLNEASVLHNLKERYYSGLIYTYSGLFCVVVNPYKHLPIYSEDIVNMYKGKKRHEMPPHIYAITDTAYRSMMQDREDQSILCTGESGAGKTENTKKVIQYLAYIASSFKSKKDQGSAVLSHGELEKQLLQANPILEAFGNAKTVKNDNSSRFGKFIRINFDVNGYIVGANIETYLLEKSRAIRQAKEERSFHIFYYLLTGAGDKLRSELCLEDYSKYRFLSNGNMTIPGLQDKELFAETMEAFHIMSIPEEERIGFLKVVSAVLQLGNMTFKKERHSDQASMPDDTAAQKVCHLLSVNVTDFTRAILSPRIKVGRDYVQKAQTQEQAEFAVEALAKASYERMFRWLVFRINKALDKTKRQGASFIGILDIAGFEIFELNSFEQLCINYTNEKLQQLFNHTMFILEQEEYQREGIEWSFIDFGLDLQPCIDLIDKPAGPPGILALLDEECWFPKATDKSFVEKVVQEQGTHPKFQKPKKLKDDVDFCIMHYAGKVDYKADEWLMKNMDPLNESVANLLNQSTDKFTAELWRDMDHIVGLDKVAGMSDSTYGAFKTRKGMFRTVGQLYKEQLGNLMTTLRNTNPNFVRCIIPNHEKKAGKLEPHLVLDQLRCNGVLEGIRICRQGFPNRVVFQEFRQRYEILTPNAIPKGFMDGKQACVLMIKALELDPNLYRIGQSKVFFRAGVLAHLEEERDMKITDVIITFQAWCRGYVARKAFTKRQQQLTAMKVIQRNCAAYLKLRNWQWWRLFTKVKPLLQVTRQEEEMLAKEDELSKVKEKQLQAEEMIKEFESKQQQLNAEKMALQEQLQAETELCAEAEEMRARLVNRKQELEEILHDMESRLEEEEERVNQMLNERKKMQQNIADLEQQLDEEEADRQKLQMEKVTTDSKMKALEENIMVLDDQNNKLNKEKKLLEDRIAEFSSNLSEEEEKSRSLQKLKNKHEAIITDLEDRLRKEEKQRQELEKNRRKLEGDSTDLHDQIADLQAQIADLRAQLANKEEELQNALIRIEEEAAANMASQKKIKELEAQILELDEDLEREKFYRSKNGQRCKELEKELEAIKNKLDDTLDTTAAQQELRAKRETEVAQLRKAQEEENKMHESQIAELSKKHLQAFNEMNEQLEQAKRNKLSVEKTKQALESEFNELQIELKTLGQSKSDSEHRRKKAESQVQELQVKYGDCERQRQEAVEKIAKLQSELENVNSLLNESEGKNTKSSKDMLSLESQLQDTQELLQEETRQKLAISTRFRQMEEEQNSLREMLEEEEEAKKNVEKQISVLQGQLGDMKKKMDQEVSSLESAEESRKRLQREFDTVKLQLEEKEAAYEKLERTKTRLQQELDDLLVNQDGLRQLVNNMERKQRKFDQMLAEEKTISTQYAEERDKAEAEAREKETRALTLARELETITDLKNELERTNKQLKAEMEDLVSSKDDAGKNVHELERSKRATEQQLEEIKTQLEELEDELQATEDAKLRLEVNMQAMKAQFDRDLQARDEQGEERRKQLVKQVHELEAELEDERRQRSQAVSAKKKLELDLGELEVHIDAANKGRDEALKQLKKLQVQFKDMMRESEDLRLSRDEAINSAKETEKKVKTMEADAAQFQEDLATAERLKRQMQAERDELQDEINGNNTKNSMLQDEKRRLEARITQLEEELEEEQLNSEMANDRNKRTTLQVDQLTAELSAERSAAQRLEGARSQAERKNKELSLKLQELESTIKSKYKSSLTALEAKVAQLEEQLDTEIKERQQATRMVRRTEKKMKELVLQVEDERRNTEQYKDQADKLNSRTRQLKRQLEEAEEEVTRANAYRRKLQRELEDANETQDTMNREVNILKSKLRRDLPFTIRTVNRSGLESDDDVAVPADTEPATE, from the exons ATGACGGACGCCGACAAGTTCCTGTACGGGGACCGCAGTGGGGTCAACAACCCTCTGGCCCAGGCGGATTGGGCCTCCAAGAAGCTGGTGTGGATCCCTTCGGAGAAGCTGGGCTTCGAGCCCGGCTCCGTGAAGGAGGAGCTCGGGGACGAGTGCATGGTCGAGCTGACGGATTCTGGCAGAAAG GTGAAGGTGAACAAGGATGACATTCAGAAGATGAACCCACCCAAGTTCAGCAAGGTGGAGGACATGGCGGAGCTCACCTGCCTGAACGAGGCCTCCGTGCTGCATAACCTGAAGGAGCGGTACTACTCCGGACTCATCTAC ACCTACTCCGGTCTCTTCTGCGTGGTGGTGAATCCCTACAAGCACCTTCCCATCTACAGCGAGGACATCGTCAACATGTACAAGGGCAAGAAGAGGCACGAGATGCCCCCACACATCTACGCCATCACGGACACGGCCTACAGGAGCATGATGCAGG ATCGCGAGGACCAGTCCATCCTCTGCAC CGGTGAATCGGGGGCAGGAAAGACTGAAAACACCAAGAAAGTCATTCAGTATCTGGCTTATATCGCCTCATCCTTCAAATCCAAGAAAGATCAG GGCAGCGCAGTTTTATCGCAT GGAGaactggagaagcagctgctgcaggcaaACCCCATCCTGGAGGCCTTCGGCAACGCAAAGACTGTTAAGAACGACAACTCCTCTAGATTT GGCAAATTCATCAGGATCAACTTTGACGTGAACGGATACATCGTTGGAGCAAACATCGAGACTT ATCTGCTGGAGAAGTCTCGTGCTATTCGTCAAGCTAAAGAGGAGCGCAGCTTCCACATCTTCTACTACTTGCTGACGGGAGCAGGAGACAAGCTACGTT CCGAGTTATGCCTGGAGGACTACAGCAAATACCGTTTCCTGTCCAACGGGAACATGACCATCCCGGGTCTCCAGGACAAGGAGCTGTTTGCCGAAACCATGGAGGCCTTTCACATCATGAGCATCCCAGAAGAAGAGAGAATTG GTTTCCTGAAGGTGGTGTCGGCCGTGCTTCAGTTGGGGAACATGACTTTCAAGAAGGAGCGCCACTCTGACCAGGCGTCCATGCCCGACGACACCG CTGCGCAGAAAGTGTGTCACCTCCTGAGCGTCAACGTGACCGACTTCACACGGGCCATCCTGTCTCCCAGAATCAAG gtTGGTAGAGACTACGTCCAGAAGGCTCAGACCCAGGAGCAGGCGGAGTTTGCCGTCGAGGCTCTGGCCAAAGCTTCTTACGAGAGGATGTTCCGCTGGCTGGTGTTCAGGATCAATAAGGCGCTGGACAAGACCAAGAGGCAAGGAGCCTCCTTCATCGGCATCCTCGATATCGCCGGGTTTGAGATCTTTGAG CTGAACTCCTTTGAACAGCTGTGCATCAACTACACCaacgagaagctgcagcagctcttcaacCACACCATGTTcatcctggagcaggaggagtaccAGAGAGAGGGCATCGAGTGGAGCTTCATCGACTTCGGCCTCGATCTGCAGCCCTGCATTGACCTCATTGACAAACCC GCCGGGCCTCCAGGGATCTTGGCCCTGCTGGACGAAGAGTGCTGGTTCCCCAAAGCCACAGACAAGAGCTTTGTAGAGAAAGTGGTTCAGGAGCAGGGAACACACCCCAAGTTCCAGAAGCCCAAGAAACTTAAGGATGATGTTGACTTCTGCATCATGCACTATGCCGGAAAG GTGGATTACAAAGCAGATGAATGGCTGATGAAAAACATGGATCCTCTGAATGAAAGCGTGGCCAATTTGCTCAACCAGTCTACTGACAAATTTACAGCTGAGCTGTGGAGGGACA TGGACCATATTGTTGGCCTGGATAAGGTTGCCGGGATGTCAGACTCCACATATGGAGCGTTTAAAACCAGGAAGGGGATGTTCCGCACCGTGGGTCAACTGTACAAGGAGCAGCTGGGTAACCTCATGACCACTCTAAGGAACACCAATCCCAACTTTGTCCGTTGTATCATCCCTAACCACGAGAAGAAG GCAGGTAAACTTGAGCCTCATCTGGTGCTGGACCAGCTGAGATGCAATGGAGTCCTGGAGGGAATTCGCATCTGCAGACAAGGATTCCCCAACCGCGTCGTGTTCCAGGAGTTCAGACAGAG GTATGAAATCCTGACCCCTAATGCCATTCCAAAGGGGTTCATGGATGGCAAACAGGCCTGTGTTCTCATG ATCAAAGCTCTGGAACTGGACCCAAACCTGTACCGCATTGGCCAAAGTAAAGTCTTCTTCAGAGCTGGAGTCCTGgctcacctggaggaggagcgagaCATGAAGATCACAGATGTGATCATCACCTTCCAGGCCTGGTGCAGAGGATATGTGGCTCGCAA AGCTTTTAccaagaggcagcagcagctgacagccATGAAAGTGATCCAGAGGAACTGTGCTGCTTACCTGAAACTTAGGAACTGGCAGTGGTGGAGACTTTTCACCAAG GTGAAAcctctgctgcaggtgacccgacaggaggaggagatgctggctAAAGAAGATGAGCTCTCCAAGGTGAAGGAGAAACAATTGCAGGCCGAAGAGATGATCAAAGAATTCGAAAGCAAACAACAACAG CTCAATGCTGAGAAAATGGCTCTGcaagagcagctgcaggccgAGACGGAGCTGTGCGCAGAGGCGGAGGAGATGAGAGCCCGTCTGGTCAACAgaaagcaggagctggaggagatcctgcACGACATGGAGTCTcgcctggaggaagaggaggagagggtcaACCAGATGCTCAACGAGAGGAAAAAGATGCAGCAGAATATCGCT gacctggagcagcagctcgatgaggaggaagcagacagacagaagcttcAGATGGAGAAGGTCACCACAGATTCAAAGATGAAGGCACTGGAGGAAAATATCATGGTGCTGGACGACCAGAACAACAAGCTCAACAAG GAGAAGAAACTGTTGGAGGACAGGATCGCCGAATTCTCCTCTAACttgtctgaggaggaagaaaagtcCAGAAGTTTGCAAAAACTGAAGAATAAGCACGAGGCCATCATCACCGATTTAGAGG ACCGTctcaggaaagaggagaagcagcgCCAAGAGTTGGAGAAGAACCGTCGCAAACTCGAGGGAGACTCCACTGACCTCCACGACCAGATCGCGGACCTGCAGGCCCAGATCGCAGATCTGCGAGCTCAGCTGGccaacaaggaggaggagctccagaacgCACTGATCAG GAttgaggaggaggctgcagccaaCATGGCCTCCCAGAAGAAGATCAAGGAGCTGGAAGCTCAGATCTTGGAGCTGGACGAAgacctggagagggagaagtTTTATCGTTCCAAGAATGGCCAACGGTGCAAGGAGCTGGAAAAAGAGCTAGAAGCTATCAAGAATAAGCTGGATGACACTTTGGACACCACTGCAGCGCAGCAAGAACTGAG GGCCAAACGTGAGACGGAGGTCGCCCAGCTGAGGAAGgctcaggaagaggagaacaagaTGCACGAGAGTCAGATCGCGGAACTGAGCAAAAAGCACCTTCAGGCGTTTAATGAAATGAACGAACAGCTGGAACAAGCCAAGCGG AACAAGTTGTCAGTGGAGAAAACCAAACAGGCCCTGGAGAGTGAGTTCAACGAGCTGCAGATCGAGTTGAAGACTCTGGGGCAAAGCAAATCCGACTCCGAACACCGTCGCAAGAAGGCCGAGTCCCAGGTTCAGGAACTCCAGGTTAAATATGGAGACTGTGAGCGACAGAGGCAGGAGGCTGTGGAGAAGATCGCCAAGCTGCAG TCGGAGCTGGAAAACGTCAACAGCCTCTTGAACGAATCGGAGGGCAAGAACACCAAATCCAGCAAAGATATGTTGTCTTTGGAGTCCCAACTTCAGGATACACAG GAGTTGCTCCAGGAGGAGACTCGGCAGAAGCTCGCCATCTCGACCCGTTTcaggcagatggaggaggagcagaacagCCTCCGGGAgatgctggaggaagaggaggaggctaaGAAGAATGTGGAGAAGCAGATCTCCGTCCTTCAGGGCCAG CTGGGAgacatgaagaagaagatggaccAGGAGGTCTCGTCCCTGGAGTCTGCAGAAGAGAGCCGCAAGCGATTACAGCGGGAGTTTGACACTGTAAAGCTGCaactggaggagaaggaggcagcctatgagaagctggagaggaCCAAAACCCGtttgcagcaggagctggacgaTCTGTTGGTGAACCAGGACGGTCTGAGGCAGCTTGTCAACAACatggagaggaagcagaggaagttTGACCAG ATGCTGGCCGAGGAGAAAACCATCTCAACTCAGTATGCAGAAGAGCGTGACAAGGCCGAAGCCGAGGCCAGGGAGAAGGAGACCCGAGCGCTGACGCTGGCTCGTGAGCTGGAGACCATCACGGACCTGAAAAACGAATTGGAGCGCACAAATAAGCAGCTCAAAGCTGAGATGGAAGATCTGGTCTCCTCTAAAGATGATGCTGGCAAGAAT GTTCATGAGCTGGAGAGGTCAAAACGTGccacggagcagcagctggaggaaataaaaactcagctggaggagctggaggatgagCTGCAGGCCACAGAGGACGCCAAACTGCGACTGGAGGTCAACATGCAGGCAATGAAGGCTCAGTTTGACCGAGACCTGCAGGCCAGAGatgagcagggagaggagagaagaaagcagCTGGTGAAGCAG GTCCACGAGCTCGAGGCCGAGCTGGAAGACGAACGCCGGCAGCGATCTCAGGCCGTCTCGGCCAAGAAGAAATTAGAGCTGGACCTGGGAGAGCTGGAAGTGCACATCGACGCTGCCAACAAAGGCCGCGATGAAGCCCTCAAACAGCTGAAGAAACTCCAG GTCCAATTTAAAGACATGATGAGAGAGTCCGAAGACCTGCGACTATCCAGAGATGAAGCCATCAACAGTGCCAAGGAGACGGAAAAGAAAGTCAAAACCATGGAAGCAGACGCCGCACAGTTCCAGGAG GACCTGGCCACTGCAGAGAGACTGAAGCGACAGATGCAAGCCGAGAGAGACGAGCTTCAGGATGAGATTAACGGCAACAACACCAAGAA TTCCATGCTGCAAGACGAAAAGAGGCGGCTGGAGGCTCGTATCACCcagctggaagaggagctggaggaagagcagctcaaCAGTGAAATGGCGAACGATCGTAACAAGAGAACCACGCTGcag GTCGATCAGTTGACCGCCGAGCTGTCTGCAGAGCGCAGCGCCGCGCAGCGGCTGGAGGGAGCTCGCTCTCAGGCGGAGAGGAAGAACAAGGAGCTGAGTCTCAAGCTGCAGGAACTGGAGTCAACAATCAAGTCCAAGTACAAATCCTCCCTCACTGCCCTGGAGGCCAAGGTCGCTCAGCTGGAAGAACAACTGGACACAGAAATCAA GGAACGCCAGCAGGCCACCAGAATGGTTAGACGAacagagaagaagatgaaggagctTGTGCTTCAGGTTGAAGACGAGAGACGCAACACGGAGCAATACAAGGACCAG GCGGACAAACTGAACAGCCGAACGCGTCAGCTGAAacgtcagctggaggaggcggaggaggaggtgacccgAGCCAACGCCTACCGTAggaagctgcagagggagctggaggatgcTAACGAGACGCAAGACACCATGAACCGAGAAGTCAACATTCTGAAGAGCAAGCTGAG gcgCGACTTGCCTTTCACGATTCGCACGGTGAATCGCTCTGGCCTGGAAAGCGATGATGACGTGGCCGTGCCGGCTGACACTGAGCCTGCAACTGAATAA